One Rosa chinensis cultivar Old Blush chromosome 5, RchiOBHm-V2, whole genome shotgun sequence genomic region harbors:
- the LOC112168150 gene encoding probable carboxylesterase 15 encodes MSNTTETTLPYEECRGVLRVYSDGSIVRSPKPSFDVPVHDDGSVAWKDVVFDHTHQLQLRLYKPAAAKSKLPIFYYIHGGGFCIGSRAWPNCQNYCFQLALSLQAVIVSPDYRLAPEHRLPAAIDDGFTAVKWLQTQAVSEEPDTWLTDVADFGNVFISGDSAGGNIAHNLAVQIEAGSPELAPVQVKGYVFLAPFFGGTILSKSEAEGPKEAFLNWELIDRFWRLSIPIGETTDHPLVNPFGPNSRSLEEVPFDPILVVVGGSDLLKDRAEDYAKRLKAWGNKIEYVEFEGKQHGFFTIDPNSEASKELMLIVKRFITENSS; translated from the exons atgtcgAACACTACTGAAACTACTTTACCCTACGAAGAATGCCGGGGCGTTCTTCGCGTCTACAGCGATGGCTCCATCGTCCGTTCCCCCAAGCCAAGCTTCGACGTCCCTGTCCACGACGACGGCTCCGTCGCGTGGAAGGACGTAGTTTTCGACCACACTCACCAGCTTCAGCTCCGCCTCTACAAGCCGGCGGCTGCAAAATCCAAGCTACCAATATTCTACTACATCCACGGCGGCGGCTTCTGCATCGGCTCACGCGCTTGGCCCAACTGCCAAAACTACTGCTTCCAGCTCGCTCTGAGCCTCCAAGCCGTCATAGTCTCGCCAGACTATCGGCTGGCTCCCGAACACAGGCTCCCGGCTGCCATTGACGACGGCTTCACTGCTGTCAAGTGGCTCCAAACCCAAGCCGTGTCGGAGGAGCCCGACACGTGGCTGACTGACGTGGCTGACTTTGGCAACGTCTTCATTTCTGGTGACTCGGCTGGCGGCAACATTGCTCACAATTTGGCCGTTCAAATCGAGGCCGGTTCACCTGAGCTGGCTCCGGTTCAGGTCAAGGGTTATGTTTTTTTGGCTCCTTTCTTTGGTGGAACCATTCTTAGCAAGTCAGAAGCTGAAGGACCCAAAGAAGCATTCCTCAATTGGGAGCTCATTGACAG GTTTTGGAGACTATCGATACCAATTGGAGAGACCACTGATCACCCACTTGTGAACCCGTTCGGGCCAAATAGCCGGAGCCTTGAAGAAGTACCCTTTGATCCGATCTTGGTGGTAGTTGGGGGAAGTGATCTCTTGAAAGATAGAGCTGAGGACTATGCAAAAAGGCTAAAAGCTTGGGGGAACAAGATTGAGTATGTCGAATTTGAAGGAAAGCAACATGGCTTCTTCACTATTGATCCTAATTCGGAAGCTTCAAAAGAACTCATGCTAATTGTCAAACGGTTCATTACTGAAAATTCCAGCTGA
- the LOC112203944 gene encoding F-box/FBD/LRR-repeat protein At1g13570, translated as MELDRISNLPSNVTQQILSYLPIKDAGKTSMLSKDWRFKWAMLPSLVFDHEIDDVDSVDHVLLLHPGPIFSFKLSAQNIMDKSAINRWIRHLSRQPIRQFILKGCYNFYSNRRPYDVSSSLFSCQDLTHLELSDCSLRLPWTFNGFRMLRTLNIKRVTVARDELEKMIVCSPLLERLTLRDLQGITRLKIHAPNLQFLKVRGDFEDVELTNTLNLVHVSLDRNRAHWRGDRLLNSCVKLPYIKRLTIEGCILESATGSLPKELRRPCLYLNFLSINIRLNNLEEISTVMCLLRSSPALQELEISVRQQYEEATTAREATPWLNDNQNWEFSKLQRVKVTGFSGAQAEVDFIKFLFLSSPALQELEVSVYQKDETVVGEVDYSWLNNDQNFAHTQLRLLKVTDFCGEVEFIKFLLLSSPALQELHILFRENDHKNKIRNKWLDDAAMGDEDNRNCTFTQLRVMNISGFFGAKAEVGFIRFLLTSSPMLERITLQPASAKVPWEVSKLLNEFKSNSVHTNLKLLDPLNPSADYHSRGSRCRTPLCSDYSCYD; from the coding sequence ATGGAGTTGGACAGAATAAGCAACTTACCAAGTAATGTTACACAACAAATTTTGTCATATTTGCCGATCAAGGATGCAGGGAAGACAAGTATGTTATCAAAAGACTGGAGGTTCAAATGGGCTATGCTTCCTTCTCTTGTTTTTGATCATGAAATAGATGACGTGGACAGTGTGGATCACGTTCTCTTACTTCACCCTGGTCCCATATTCTCTTTCAAGCTTTCTGCACAAAACATTATGGACAAAAGTGCTATTAACCGATGGATTCGTCATCTATCAAGACAACCTATCAGACAGTTCATACTGAAAGGGTGTTATAATTTTTATAGTAATAGGCGACCTTACGAtgtatcttcctctttgttttcTTGTCAAGATTTGACTCATTTAGAGTTAAGCGATTGTTCGCTAAGACTCCCGTGGACTTTCAATGGCTTCAGGATGTTGAGGACCCTTAATATTAAGAGAGTTACTGTGGCCCGAGATGAATTGGAAAAGATGATTGTTTGTAGTCCTTTGCTTGAGAGATTAACTCTACGTGACTTACAGGGTATCACCCGTCTCAAGATTCACGCACCAAATCTCCAATTCCTTAAAGTTCGAGGAGATTTTGAAGATGTTGAACTTACGAATACCTTGAATCTTGTTCATGTTTCACTTGACCGAAATAGGGCTCATTGGAGAGGGGACAGACTGCTCAACTCTTGTGTTAAGTTGCCTTATATCAAAAGGCTCACAATTGAGGGTTGCATTTTAGAGTCTGCTACTGGTTCCTTGCCGAAGGAGCTGCGTAGACCATGTCTATATCTGAACTTTCTTTCTATAAACATACGCTTGAATAACTTGGAGGAGATTTCAACTGTTATGTGCCTTCTCAGAAGCTCACCTGCTCTGCAGGAACTAGAAATTTCAGTTCGCCAACAATATGAGGAGGCTACTACCGCTAGAGAAGCAACTCCTTGGTTAAATGACAACCAGAATTGGGAATTCAGCAAACTGCAACGTGTGAAAGTAACCGGCTTCTCTGGTGCCCAAGCTGAAGTAGACTTCATCAAATTTCTGTTTTTAAGCTCCCCTGCTCTCCAAGAACTAGAAGTTTCAGTTTACCAAAAAGACgagactgttgtaggagaagtgGACTATTCTTGGTTAAATAACGACCAAAATTTTGCACACACCCAACTGCGACTTTTGAAAGTAACCGACTTTTGTGGTGAAGTAGAATTCATCAAGTTTCTGCTTTTAAGCTCCCCTGCTCTTCAAGAACTACATATTTTGTTTAGAGAGAATGATCATAAGAACAAGATAAGAAACAAGTGGTTAGACGATGCTGCTATGGGAGATGAGGACAACCGGAATTGCACATTCACCCAACTTCGAGTTATGAACATTAGTGGCTTTTTTGGTGCCAAAGCTGAAGTAGGTTTCATCAGATTTTTGCTTACAAGTTCACCTATGCTTGAGAGGATAACTCTTCAACCTGCTTCTGCCAAAGTTCCTTGGGAAGTAAGTAAGCTGTTGAACGAGTTCAAGTCCAACTCGGTACATACAAATTTGAAGTTGTTGGACCCATTAAATCCTTCTGCTGACTACCACTCCCGAGGCTCTAGATGTAGAACCCCACTTTGTTCTGACTACTCCTGTTATGATTGA
- the LOC112202496 gene encoding uncharacterized protein LOC112202496 isoform X1 — MATLSCSYSLHPLSSSSSSFSTSLTLPQHQQQQTEFPLLLFRCSASLKPEVIIEPTSRLFVQPVLLLTTGFNTPLDTQTFLATISVLAAIALSLFLGLKGDPVPCERCAGNGGTKCVFCNNGKMKLETGLVDCKVCKGADGGRATSSSRCSRHSRGR, encoded by the exons ATGGCCACACTTTCCTGCTCCTACTCTCTtcatcctctttcttcttcttcttcttctttttcaacgTCTCTCACTCTCCCGCAACATCAACAACAGCAGACCGAATTCCCATTACTGCTGTTCCGCTGCTCTGCCTCTCTTAAACCCGAAGTCATTATAGAACCAACAAGCAGGCTCTTTGTCCAACCCGTTCTCCTTTTAACTACTGGCTTTAACACACCCTTGGACACCCAAACCTTTCTTGCCACTATCAGTGTCTTGGCGGCCATTgctctctccctctttctcgGTCTTAAG GGTGACCCTGTGCCTTGCGAGAGGTGTGCTGGCAATG GTGGTACAAAATGTGTCTTCTGTAACAATGGTAAAATGAAGCTAGAAACAGGCTTGGTTGATTGCAAAGTGTGCAAGGGCGCAG ACGGTGGCAGGGCAACTTCATCGTCAAGATGCAGCCGGCACTCTAGGGGCAGGTGA
- the LOC112202496 gene encoding protein BUNDLE SHEATH DEFECTIVE 2, chloroplastic isoform X2 translates to MATLSCSYSLHPLSSSSSSFSTSLTLPQHQQQQTEFPLLLFRCSASLKPEVIIEPTSRLFVQPVLLLTTGFNTPLDTQTFLATISVLAAIALSLFLGLKGDPVPCERCAGNGGTKCVFCNNGKMKLETGLVDCKVCKGAGLVLCKKCAGSGYSRRL, encoded by the exons ATGGCCACACTTTCCTGCTCCTACTCTCTtcatcctctttcttcttcttcttcttctttttcaacgTCTCTCACTCTCCCGCAACATCAACAACAGCAGACCGAATTCCCATTACTGCTGTTCCGCTGCTCTGCCTCTCTTAAACCCGAAGTCATTATAGAACCAACAAGCAGGCTCTTTGTCCAACCCGTTCTCCTTTTAACTACTGGCTTTAACACACCCTTGGACACCCAAACCTTTCTTGCCACTATCAGTGTCTTGGCGGCCATTgctctctccctctttctcgGTCTTAAG GGTGACCCTGTGCCTTGCGAGAGGTGTGCTGGCAATG GTGGTACAAAATGTGTCTTCTGTAACAATGGTAAAATGAAGCTAGAAACAGGCTTGGTTGATTGCAAAGTGTGCAAGGGCGCAG GATTGGTACTTTGCAAGAAATGTGCAGGTTCTGGATATTCTCGACGGTTGTGA